One Glycine soja cultivar W05 chromosome 2, ASM419377v2, whole genome shotgun sequence genomic region harbors:
- the LOC114399380 gene encoding indole-3-glycerol phosphate synthase, chloroplastic-like: MEGLASLRVPFQTTQFHSSRPRTSILPSQAIFFHKRSSFSSFSASAQVESNDGSATVATPGESVTEALKTKEWEVGMFQNEVAASQGIRIRRRPPSGPPLHYVGPFQFRLQNEGNTPRNILEEIVWNKDTEVSHLKERKPLGVLKKALENAPPARDFIGALKAANERTGLPGLIAEVKKASPSRGILREDFDPVEIAKAYEKGGAACLSVLTDEKYFKGSFENLEAIRMAGIKCPLLCKEFIIDAWQLYYARTKGADAVLLIAAVLPDLDIKYMIKICKLLGLTALVEVHDEREFDRVLAIEGIELIGINNRNLETFELDISITKKLLEGERGKIIRERGITMVGESGLFTPDDIAYVKEAGVKAILVGESIVKQNDPGKGISNLFGKDISLG; this comes from the exons ATGGAAGGTTTGGCTTCTCTCAGGGTTCCCTTTCAGACCACCCAATTCCACTCTTCCAGACCCAGAACCTCTATTCTTCCATCCCAAGCCATTTTTTTCCACAAAAGAAGCTCCTTTTCATCCTTTTCTGCTAGTGCCCAG GTGGAGTCTAATGATGGTTCAGCTACAGTAGCCACACCTGGTGAATCTGTGACAGAGGCTCTGAAAACTAAGGAGTGGGAGGTGGGAATGTTCCAAAACGAGGTTGCAGCTAGCCAAGGTATAAGAATAAGGAGAAGACCACCATCTGGACCCCCTTTGCATTATGTAGGACCCTTTCAATTCAGGTTGCAGAATGAGGGAAATACTCcccggaacattttggaagagaTTGTGTGGAACAAAGACACAGAAGTCTCGCAT cttaaagaaagaaaacccCTCGGTGTGCTGAAGAAAGCTCTCGAAAATGCACCTCCTGCTAGGGATTTTATTGGTGCTCTAAAGGCAGCCAACGAACGAACTGGACTGCCAGGGTTGATTGCTGAAGTGAAGAAAGCGTCACCAAGTAGAGGTATCTTGAGAGAAGACTTTGATCCA GTTGAAATTGCTAAAGCTTATGAGAAAGGTGGAGCAGCATGTCTAAGTGTTTTGACAGATGAAAAGTATTTTAAG GGAAGCTTTGAAAATCTTGAGGCAATAAGAATGGCTGGCATAAAG TGCCCTTTGTTGTGCAAAGAATTCATCATAGATGCATGGCAACTCTACTATGCTCGAACTAAAGGTGCAGATGCAGTCCTTTTAATTGCTGCTGTTTTGCCTGATCTTGACATCAAATACATGATCAAGATATGCAAATTACTGGGATTGACTGCACTTGTTGAG GTTCATGATGAGAGGGAATTTGATCGTGTTCTTGCAATTGAGGGGATTGAACTTATTGGCATTAACAACCGTAATCTTG AAACATTTGAGCTGGATATCAGCATCACAAAGAAGCTTCTTGAAGGAGAGCGAGGCAAAATAATCCGTGAGAGAGGCATAACT ATGGTTGGAGAATCTGGTCTGTTCACCCCTGATGATATTGCCTATGTTAAGGAAGCTGGTGTTAAAGCT